From Hydractinia symbiolongicarpus strain clone_291-10 chromosome 11, HSymV2.1, whole genome shotgun sequence, the proteins below share one genomic window:
- the LOC130613414 gene encoding uncharacterized protein LOC130613414 has translation MLWQRGLGSLLLVIIGINVSLEQQAGRILPDWPKIGDRITQPFLDQLMVSQLLEQNLTLGFFLKGLNGPPGPSGPPGPPGEPGPPGLPGAPGAPGHVGEDGAPGPMGPPGTPGPPGSPGFPGEKGDPGPTGLPGTAGLPGAPGLPGPQGRSGDSGPQAIMPNFTVICEGEKGWVQCKQYELIKITRSFWGRDDHVTCPKIPAGLTSDRLCETNGENTQAKVNGQCKNEQACEVVASNIFFDDNSCGNVYKYLKIWYECIPDESNAVDVLREGGRRKKKRNTKEKRSFRDKHLVSISAIFQVINTFPTLKVILDLKKSTVYSFVIRHSTGILPKSQVSKQKSMFKENKIGLDWLIKSYLSSHQSNHCFYGVEMIKICDSFYFIFSEFAKYPRLLFLEKIKKFAKILAHLLHAKGQQSQQQQGRILPDWPRVGDRITQPFIDQLMVSQLLEQNLTLGFFLKGLNGPPGPPGPPGPAGEPGPPGLPGAPGAPGHVGEDGAPGPQGPPGGPGMPGAPGYPGEKGDPGPVGLPGSAGLPGAPGLPGPQGLSGDTAPEPITPEFTIVCEGEKHFLECKQYELIKVNKVFWGREDHVTCPSVPAGLTTERLCETDAQNALSKVNGQCKGEQACELVASNIFFDDNTCGNTYKYLKISYECIPDEANSVDVLREGGRRKKKKRAAKEKRSYRDS, from the exons CTGGAACAACAAGCAGGAAGAATATTACCTGATTGGCCAAAAATTGGTGACAGAATCACGCAACCATTTCTTGATCAGTTGATGGTCAGTCAGTTGCTGGAACAGAATCTTACTCTTGGATTCTTCTTGAAAGGACTTAATGGTCCTCCTGGTCCATCAGGTCCTCCTGGACCACCTGGAGAGCCTGGTCCACCCGGTCTTCCCGGTGCTCCTGGTGCACCAGGCCATGTAGGAGAAGATGGTGCTCCAGGACCTATGGGACCTCCAGGAACACCAGGACCACCTGGTTCTCCTGGTTTCCCAGGAGAAAAAGGAGATCCTGGCCCAACTGGTCTTCCTGGAACAGCTGGTCTTCCCGGCGCCCCTGGTCTACCTGGTCCACAAGGTCGATCCGGTGACTCTGGTCCACAAGCTATTATGCCG AACTTTACTGTCATCTGTGAAGGTGAGAAAGGATGGGTTCAATGCAAACAATATGAGCTGATTAAAATTACAAGATCATTCTGGGGTCGTGATGATCACGTTACATGTCCAAAAATCCCGGCAGGATTAACGTCCGATAGATTGTGCGAAACTAACGGGGAAAATACACAGGCTAAAGTAAATGGACAATGTAAAAATGAGCAAGCATGTGAAGTTGTGGCCTCGAACATTTTCTTCGACGACAACAGCTGTGGTAATGTTTataaatatctaaaaatatgGTACGAATGTATACCAGATGAATCGAACGCAGTAGATGTATTAAGAGAAGGTGGAAGAAGGAAGAAGAAACGAAACACAAAGGAGAAACGTTCGTTTCGTGACA AACACTTAGTATCTATCTCAGCCATTTTCCAGGTAATAAACACCTTTCCTACTTTGAAAGTTATactagatttaaaaaaatctactgTATATTCCTTTGTGATTCGCCATTCTACTGGTATATTACCAAAGAGTCAGGTTTCTAAACAAAAATCaatgtttaaagaaaacaaGATAGGTCTTGATTGGTTGATTAAGAGTTACCTAAGTTCCCACCAATCAAATCACTGTTTT TACGGCGTTGAGATGATAAAAATTTGTGAcagtttttatttcattttctcaGAATTCGCGAAATATCCTAGACTGTTGTTC ctggaaaaaatcaaaaaattcgcgaaaatattaGCACATTTGTTACACGCGAAAGGGCAA CAATCGCAACAACAACAGGGACGAATTTTACCTGATTGGCCGAGAGTTGGTGATAGAATTACACAACCTTTCATTGATCAATTGATGGTCAGTCAGCTGTTGGAACAAAATCTTACACTAGGCTTCTTCCTAAAAGGTTTAAATGGTCCACCTGGTCCACCCGGTCCACCAGGCCCAGCTGGTGAGCCAGGTCCACCTGGTTTGCCTGGAGCCCCTGGAGCGCCTGGTCATGTAGGCGAGGATGGTGCTCCTGGTCCACAAGGGCCACCTGGAGGTCCTGGAATGCCTGGAGCACCTGGATATCCTGGTGAAAAGGGAGATCCTGGTCCAGTCGGTCTACCTGGTTCTGCTGGTTTACCTGGAGCCCCTGGCTTACCAGGACCACAAGGTCTAAGCGGAGATACTGCACCAGAACCTATCACGCCG gaATTTACCATTGTATGTGAAGGAGAAAAACACTTCCTGGAATGTAAGCAATACGAATTGATCAAAGTCAACAAAGTATTTTGGGGCCGTGAAGACCATGTTACATGCCCATCTGTACCTGCTGGTCTAACTACAGAACGACTGTGTGAGACAGATGCACAGAATGCTCTTTCAAAAGTCAATGGACAGTGTAAAGGAGAACAAGCTTGTGAATTGGTGGCTTCAAATATCTTTTTTGACGATAACACTTGTGGCAATACATACAAGTACTTGAAAATATCATATGAATGTATCCCTGATGAAGCCAACAGCGTTGATGTATTGAGAGAAGGAGGCAGACGCAAGAAAAAAAAGAGAGCTGCAAAAGAGAAAAGATCGTATAGAGACAGCTAA